In one window of Helianthus annuus cultivar XRQ/B chromosome 17, HanXRQr2.0-SUNRISE, whole genome shotgun sequence DNA:
- the LOC110925144 gene encoding zinc finger CCHC domain-containing protein 9-like: protein MTSRFEELKELIEGSKGRGKERRCTYKDFMACHPTTYDGKIDPVECQRWVSNIEAVFIRSRCDKEDQVMFATGLLTHQAKDWWDAHSKDVGEDRLQVMTWQEFKGPFMKYHCPQSAIDKIQEDFLRLRQKNESVNEITNTFMDKMKFCGDLVTTERMKINRFYGVLKAEIREFITPSKCETLEELINLARDREIEIKRQEERGEKRPSEKGASFSPSKKGKFQDQGRKGKSKGGITPCKTCGKLHTGECLLGKKGCFKCGKEGHSSYQCPSNPKTCFNCFERGHIKSECPKLQ, encoded by the coding sequence ATGACCAGCAGGTTCGAAGAACTGAAAGAATTAATCGAAGGGTCCAAGGGTAGAGGTAAGGAACGAAGGTGCACCTATAAGGATTTTATGGCATGCCATCCGACGACGTATGACGGTAAAATAGATCCCGTTGAATGTCAAAGATGGGTCTCGAATATAGAGGCCGTGTTTATACGAAGTCGGTGCGATAAGGAGGACCAAGTGATGTTCGCTACCGGTTTACTAACCCATCaggcgaaagattggtgggatgctCACAGCAAGGACGTAGGCGAAGATAGACTGCAAGTTATGACTTGGCAAGAGTTCAAGGGGCCCTTCATGAAATATCATTGCCCTCAGTCGGCTATCGACAAGATTCAGGAGGATTTCTTACGCCTCCGACAGAAAAACGAATCAGTAAATGAAATAACAAACACTTTTATGGACAAGATGAAATTCTGTGGGGATTTGGTAACCACCGAAAGGATGAAGATAAATCGTTTCTATGGCGTGCTAAAGGCAGAAATTAGAGAGTTCATCACCCCCTCAAAATGTGAAACCCTCGAGGAACTCATTAACTTAGCACGGGATAGAGAGATCGAGATTAAAAGGCAAGAAGAGCGAGGTGAAAAGAGACCGAGTGAAAAAGGTGCAAGTTTTAGTCCATCTAAAAAGGGGAAGTTTCAGGATCAAGGAAGAAAGGGTAAGTCGAAAGGTGGAATTACACCATGCAAGACGTGTGGGAAGCTCCATACCGGAGAGTGTTTGTTAGGCAAAAAGGGGTGCTTCAAATGCGGTAAGGAGGGGCATTCGTCTTATCAATGCCCGAGCAACCCAAAGACTTGTTTCAACTGTTTCGAAAGGGGGCATATCAAGTCTGAATGCCCAAAGCTTCAATAA